The sequence below is a genomic window from Chryseobacterium foetidum.
CTCTAAAAATTTTACCAGTGACTCTCTTTTAGGTTTTACCAGTTTTAAAGAATTGTTGAATTATGTGGACTATGATTATGGCTGGGAACATATCTGGCAGGAATATATCGAGCCTAATCAAGTAGAAATTTTCGAAGAAAATGAACTTTGGGGACTTAAAGATGAAAATGGCAACGTATTAATTAAGCCGGTTTACGAAGCATTTTATGCTTTTGATTACTATTCAGACCTTGCCGTTGTTGTGAAAAATGAAAAGTTCGGCTATGTAAATAAACAGGGTGAAGAGATTATTCCTCTGATTTTCGACGATGCCTATGATTTTGAAACTTCACAAACAGCCATTGTAAAGACCGGCGAAAAATTTGGACTGATAAATTTGAAAGGTGAAATTATTTTGGAAGCATTGTATGAAGAAATGATTTTTTTGCAAAATGACGGTAACAACGAACTGTTCACTGCAAAACTCAACGACAAATACGGCCTGATTACATCTGACGGCGAAGTGAAAATTGATTTTATTTCCGACAATCCGTTTGAATCGAAAACGGGTTATTTTGATACAAAAGTAAACGGTCAAAAGGCGCATAATATCTTCACCAGAAATTTCGTCTACGTGGGCGATTATCCTGAAAATGCACTTGAAGGATTGAGCCATAATCATATTTTGGTAAAGCCACACAAAAATCAGCAAAAACACAAAATATATAATTCAAACGGAAATCTTTTGGTGGATGACTTTGACAAAATCATCAGAACAGATTATCTTCACGAAGCTTTGGTCATTCTTAAGAACAAAAAGAAAGCTCTTTTACATCTTGCGACAAGTGACTTACGCTTAGATTTTGAATATGACCAGATTGCGGAAATGGTAATCCTGAACAATAGTTTTGACTCAGATAAAATCCTTAAAGTTGAAAAAAATGGTTTGCTTGGTGTAATCGATTCTGGCGTTCCTCAAGGGTGGATTATTGAATTGGGAAATTATGATGACGCTCTGTTTTTATCTAAAAATATTTATGCTTTAAGAAGAGGCGATTTCTGGGCTCTAAAATATTTGAACGAAGATGAGCCATTAACTTTTGAATACGATTTAATTTACAGAAAGCCTCTATATCAGAGCGTTGCATACGCATTTTTTGGCAATGATGTGTATGTCGTAAAGGAAGATGGTTTGGAGTTTGCAAATGCTTACGAGGTTTTGGAGGATGTGAAAGACGATTATTCAATATATTATTTTGATGCGTATGCAAAAAAGAAATTGTCTGATTACGTGAAAAGAGAACTTGGCGAACAGCCAGATTAACTGACAATTAAAATATGAAACACTACCCATTCATCATCTTCTATCTTTTCCTGAACGCTGTTGTTTACGCATTCCAGGGAACAGTTTGGGTTTACATCTTCTGTTTCATTCTTTTTTCTTCAGTTGTCATTTGGGGTTCTTTTGATATTCAGTTGGGCTATTTCGTAAAAAGTTTTACACACAAACGAACAAAAATTAAAGAAATCGCTTTGACTTTTGATGACGGACCGACTGAGTTTACACCGAAGTTTTTAGATATATTAAAAGAAAACAACATCAAAGCCACATTTTTCTGTATCGGAAAACAGATTGAAAAACATCCCGAAACTTTCCAAAGAATCATTGCGGAAGGTCATTCAGTTGGTAATCATACCTATTCACATTCCAACAACACAGGATTTTTGTCGACTTCAAAAATGATTGAGGAAATTGAAAAATGTGACGAAGTGATGCTGAAAATTGGCAGTATTAAAACCAATTTATACCGTCCACCTTTTGGTGTAACCAATCCGAATATTGCCAAAGCCATCAGGAAAACCGCGAAAAAAAGCATCGGCTGGAATGTCCGTTCGCTTGACACAGTGATTGATGACGAGAAAAAAATCTACAAACGCATTACCAAAGATTTAAGAAAAGGTAGCATCATCCTGCTTCACGACACTTCCGGGAAAACCTACAATGTTTTGGTAGATTTATTGCTATTTTTGGAGCGTGAAAAATATTCAACTTTTGTTTTAACCACAAATCAAAGATTCGACGAAGTCAAAAGGCACAAAAGTTTTTTGCACTAAGTTCGTTGAAGGTAGAGATTCAATGTTATGAGAGAACAAAAAAGGTTTTTGAAAATTTAAAATTTGCCTTATTTGAACTTTTATTTTCAAAGACAATAAACTTTAAAATGGAACTTATCTTTTGTGACTTTTGTGGTCAGAATTTAAACAGTTAACAATGATTAAAAATATAGTTTTAGTAACATTTTTATTAATTTCAGGTTTTCTTTTCGCCCAAAATACGGCAATGACAAGCGCGGAATCAAAAGCATTTGTCACAAAAATTTCTGCAGAAACAAAGGAAATCAAAACCTTGCAAAGCGATTTTGTTCAGACAAAAAAAATGGATTTTTTAGACAAAAACATTGTCACTCAAGGCAGAATGTCCTTAAAATCTCCAAATGTGCTAAGCTGGAAATACACAAAACCTTATCAATACAGCATCATTTTCAAAGACAACAAAATTTTCATCAACGACCAGGGAAAAAAATCTTCGGTAGATGCGAAAAGTAAAACGTTTGAAAAAATCAATAAACTGATTGTTGGAAGCTCGAACGGAAAAATGTTCAGCGACCCTGAATTCTCTGTAGTTTATATGAAAAATTCAAGTTCGAACATTGCGAAATTCACTCCGAAATCTGCACAGTTGCTGAAGTACATTAAGCAAATCGAACTTCATTTTCCAAAAAATCAGACGACAGTTTCGCAGGTAAATATGACGGAAGCTTCGGGAGATACAACAAATATTGTTTTCAAAAACACCAAAATCAATGCGCCGATTCCTGTTGCAGAGTTTACTTTATAGTTCGGTTTTTCTGCTGTTGATTTCTTGCAAAACGTATCAACTGAAAGATGCTCAACCAGTTTCAAACTCCAAAACAGAAGTTGAAAATTTGTACTTTTCTTCAAACGAAGATTACGTCTACAAATGCCAGATGGAAGTTTACGGCAACGACATCAGCGGAATTCTTATCATCAAAAAAACCTCAGAAAACACACACAGAGTTGTGATGACCTCAGATTTTGGGAATAAAATGATTGACTTTGAAATTTCTGAAAACGATTTTAAACTCAATTACGTATTAGCAGATTTAGATAAAAAAATAGTCATCAATTTTCTGAAAAATGATTTTCAGGAATTACTAAGACAGAAATATGCTGTCGCCGAAAGTTTTGAAGATGAAAAATTCAGAATTTTCCGCTCTAAAGTTGGCAAGAAAGACTACTTCCTGTATTTTAACAAAGAAAATGCGCTGCTTCAACAAATGGTTTACA
It includes:
- a CDS encoding polysaccharide deacetylase family protein, coding for MKHYPFIIFYLFLNAVVYAFQGTVWVYIFCFILFSSVVIWGSFDIQLGYFVKSFTHKRTKIKEIALTFDDGPTEFTPKFLDILKENNIKATFFCIGKQIEKHPETFQRIIAEGHSVGNHTYSHSNNTGFLSTSKMIEEIEKCDEVMLKIGSIKTNLYRPPFGVTNPNIAKAIRKTAKKSIGWNVRSLDTVIDDEKKIYKRITKDLRKGSIILLHDTSGKTYNVLVDLLLFLEREKYSTFVLTTNQRFDEVKRHKSFLH
- a CDS encoding WG repeat-containing protein; this encodes MSHRIYIYNAQNHSEESESDVMMVEWGYEVPLLLQSLFTGEGFVAGNIYNDHTEPDNFGLYFDAQAGVANFKKFYQFLENSNLIDDLEKFSEAKEKLFNYLDKLKHRYFHIDAWDVFNMDDVSHEEQAKELLKDIQQNNQVFQQAMEANDAGLLDSKNFTSDSLLGFTSFKELLNYVDYDYGWEHIWQEYIEPNQVEIFEENELWGLKDENGNVLIKPVYEAFYAFDYYSDLAVVVKNEKFGYVNKQGEEIIPLIFDDAYDFETSQTAIVKTGEKFGLINLKGEIILEALYEEMIFLQNDGNNELFTAKLNDKYGLITSDGEVKIDFISDNPFESKTGYFDTKVNGQKAHNIFTRNFVYVGDYPENALEGLSHNHILVKPHKNQQKHKIYNSNGNLLVDDFDKIIRTDYLHEALVILKNKKKALLHLATSDLRLDFEYDQIAEMVILNNSFDSDKILKVEKNGLLGVIDSGVPQGWIIELGNYDDALFLSKNIYALRRGDFWALKYLNEDEPLTFEYDLIYRKPLYQSVAYAFFGNDVYVVKEDGLEFANAYEVLEDVKDDYSIYYFDAYAKKKLSDYVKRELGEQPD
- a CDS encoding LolA family protein; its protein translation is MIKNIVLVTFLLISGFLFAQNTAMTSAESKAFVTKISAETKEIKTLQSDFVQTKKMDFLDKNIVTQGRMSLKSPNVLSWKYTKPYQYSIIFKDNKIFINDQGKKSSVDAKSKTFEKINKLIVGSSNGKMFSDPEFSVVYMKNSSSNIAKFTPKSAQLLKYIKQIELHFPKNQTTVSQVNMTEASGDTTNIVFKNTKINAPIPVAEFTL